A DNA window from Pseudorasbora parva isolate DD20220531a chromosome 5, ASM2467924v1, whole genome shotgun sequence contains the following coding sequences:
- the pikfyve gene encoding 1-phosphatidylinositol 3-phosphate 5-kinase isoform X7, giving the protein MAAEDKTSSLSSVMDWSSEPPLSPTSPSHLTHFKPLTPEQEEPPLRSAYSSFVSLFRFNKEKTGANIAPAKKLAKFEEGRPPSVAEKSQSASSSPQGPRRNWSSPSHSIHGSETHRKHSELFRRTSTASEGRRKSEAPLGGHDPRTAVQLRTALKRLKEIMEGKSQDSDLKQYWMPDSQCKECYDCNEKFTTFRRRHHCRLCGQIFCSRCCNQEIPGKFMGYTGDLRACTYCRKIALSYAHSADSSSIGEDLSALSDSTCSVCVLEPTEPRTPVGGRKSSRNIFLEEDLAWQRKNSIGMRKNHQESQNSSLSSRLTAVQEDMGKSPARKRSASVTNLSLDRSVSTIVPAYESSVSPQNSRTLSKTDHNEEERKILLDSSQLKDLWKKICHNSTGMEFQDHRYWLRTYPNCIVGKELVNWLLRNGTISTRAQAIAIGQALVDGRWLDCVTHHDQIFRDEYALYRPLQSTEFSETPSPDSDSVNSLEGHSEPSWFKDIKFDDSDTEQLADENDYVTPNSASPSKRTSVSSFHSAVDSDSAASINLNMEQDNVNFHIKKQAKYPHVPPYPAEQKSMEPYDPFTPETDIHAPMEVLLSEDGGQHISISDAFIKESLFNRRVEEKAKEMLFTPLGWHHSSLDQLREENGEKKAMERLLSANHSHMMALLQQLLYSESLSLSWRDIIVPVVRQVVQTVRPDVRSCDDDMDIRQFVHIKKIPGGKKFDSAVVNGFVCTKNIAHKKMNPYIKNPKILLLKCSIEYLYREETKFTCIDPIVLQEHEFLKNYVQRIADVRPNLVLVEKTVSRIAQDMLLEHGISLVINVKPQVLDRVSRMTQGDLVISMDQLLTKPRLGTCHKFYLHSFQLPNNELKSLMFFEGCPPQLGCTIKLRGASEYELARVKEIIIFMVCVAYHSQLEISFLMDEFAMPPSLAESSSFPCLLESTTLKEEDETGGSQENDGSMLGDDNLTLLPEADFEPGLQEVIKLHSRESSISESFYKDGESPRIDKNGSVASFSGGDDDIIKTSTPLSSFSKLPQPVSPPFLNSDLREMSKELNKGPGEEEKNKELEETLVHRDSTSSETSLPPARLFRDPLQDDTDLFVTEHVDSSDDRLKSISALFKQELKDIILCISPFITFREPFLLTAAGLRCPSRDYFPEQVYLSPLLNKDSKELDGRRKRQLLKESGPSSASLTNGIVPHQRTIQILPCHKLMSARIAEQLGCSQNLARMLADYRAQGGRIRQREGMQFREAPPTKAPVKADSEEDKGAGQSEMTWATKLDCLNPINHQRLCVLFSSSSAQSNNAPNPCVSPWIVTMEFYGKNDLTLGVFLERYCFRPSYQCPSMYCETPMVHHIRRFVHGSGCVQIVLKELDSPVPGYQHTILNYSWCRICKQVTPVVPLSNDSWSMSFAKYLELRFYGHQYTRRANAEPCGHSIHKDYHQYFSYNQMVASFSYISVRLLEICLPPPKIIIRNQGPSKATLQQDLKDFTQKVAQVYLAIDDRLTSLKTDTFSKTREEKMEDMFAQKDMEESELRGWIEKLQVRLQTSAMDSPQQLQAFMESVVVKKQGLCETLQSWNNRLQDLFQQEKGRKRLSVPPSPGRHRQATSDDSKTSALESSPRNSSQIDGEKEDRHLNTFPSSSSLLQLPSPTEQATDVITSGPSFPDQDSVSIPEDMFDGHLGGSNDSQVKSEKSTMKTILANLLPGNSYNPIPFPFDPDKHYLMYEHERVPIAVCEREPSSIIAFALSCKEYKTALEEITKTTAKSGGDDASQGISVGESRAKNSPAKPSDSSMSQLSRSSVDADPLKDPESGDKQKKQTGNPHIELQFSDANAKFYCRIYYAEEFHKMREEIMESSQDEFVRSLSHCVNWQARGGKSGAVFYATEDDRFILKQMPRLEVQSFLDFAPHYFTYITGAVQQKRPTALAKILGVYRIGYKNSQNNTEKKLDLLVMENLFYGRKMAQVFDLKGSLRNRNVKTDQGKESCEVVLLDENLLKLVHDNPLYIRSHCKAILRAAILSDAHFLSSHLIIDYSLLVGRDDTTDELVVGIIDYIRTFTWDKKLEMVVKSTGILGGQGKMPTVVSPELYRSRFCEAMDKYFLMVPDHWTGLGLNC; this is encoded by the exons AAAAAACAGGTGCAAACATTGCACCAGCAAAAAAGCTTGCTAAGTTTG AGGAAGGACGGCCTCCTTCGGTGGCGGAGAAAAGTCAATCAGCTTCATCATCACCGCAGGGGCCACGGCGCAACTGGTCAAGTCCCTCTCATTCCATACATGGCTCCGAAACCCACAGAAAACATTCAGAACTTTTTAGAAGAACGTCCACTGCTTCAG AGGGTCGACGGAAATCAGAAGCCCCTCTAGGCGGCCACGACCCGCGAACAGCTGTCCAGCTACGCACAGCCCTCAAGAGACTCAAGGAGATCATGGAGGGGAAAAGTCAG GACAGTGATCTGAAACAGTACTGGATGCCGGACAGTCAGTGTAAAGAGTGCTACGACTGCAATGAGAAATTCACAACCTTCCGACGGCGTCACCATTGTCGACTCTGTGGCCAAATCTTCTGCAGCCGATGCTGCAACCAGGAAATTCCTGGCAAGTTCATGGGCTACACGG GTGATTTACGGGCATGTACGTACTGTCGTAAGATCGCATTGAGCTACGCTCACTCAGCTGACTCGAGCTCCATCGGAGAAGATCTCAGCGCCCTGTCAGACTCAACTTGCTCCGTGTGTGTGCTAGAGCCCACCGAACCACGCACACCTGTGGGGGGCCGCAAATCCAGCCGGAACATCTTCCTGGAAGAGGACTTGGCCTGGCAAAG AAAAAATTCCATTGGGATGAGGAAGAA TCATCAGGAATCTCAGAACAGTAGTCTCAGTTCCAGACTTACAGCAGTACAAGAGGATATGGGCAAGTCACCAGCCAGGAAGAG GTCAGCTAGTGTGACCAACCTGTCTTTGGACCGCTCCGTCTCAACCATAGTTCCTGCCTACGAGAGTTCAGTTAGTCCACAGAACAGCCGAACCCTATCCAAGACTGACCACAATGAAGAGGAGCGAAAGATCCTTCTG GATTCTTCTCAACTTAAAGATCTATGGAAGAAGATTTGCCACAACAGTACAGGGATGGAGTTCCAGGACCATCGGTACTGGCTGCGTACTTACCCCAACTGCATTGTCGGTAAAGAGTTGGTCAACTGGCTTTTACGAAACGGCACTATTTCAACTAG GGCTCAGGCCATAGCTATTGGGCAGGCTTTGGTAGATGGCCGCTGGCTTGACTGTGTAACCCATCATGATCAGATTTTCCGTGATGAGTACGCCCTCTATCGCCCTCTCCAG AGCACAGAGTTCTCAGAAACCCCCTCTCCAGACAGTGACAGTGTGAATTCTCTGGAAGGACACTCTGAACCGTCATGGTTTAAAGACATCAAGTTTGACGACAGTGACACCGAGCAGCTAGCAGATGAAAATGACTATGTCACACCAA ACTCGGCCAGCCCCAGTAAAAGAACATCCGTCAGCAGTTTCCATTCTGCGGTGGACAGTGACTCAGCCGCCTCCATCAATCTAAACATGGAGCAGGACAATGTCAATTTCCACATCAAGAAGCAGGCCAAGTACCCTCATGTGCCTCCTTACCCAGCCGAGCAAAAAAGTATGGAGCCCTATGACCCGTTCACCCCAGAAACCGACATCCATGCACCAA TGGAAGTCCTGCTTTCTGAAGATGGAGGTCAGCATATATCCATTAGTGATGCCTTCATTAAAG AGTCTTTGTTTAACCGGAGGGTTGAGGAGAAAGCTAAAGAAATGCTTTTCACTCCTCTCGGCTGGCATCACAGCTCCTTGGACCAGCTCCGGGAAGAGAATGGGGAAAAGAAAGCGATGGAGCGTTTACT GTCTGCTAATCACAGCCACATGATGGCGCTGCTGCAGCAGCTGCTGTACAGCGAATCGCTGTCTCTCTCCTGGCGTGACATCATCGTACCTGTGGTGAGGCAGGTGGTGCAGACGGTGCGACCGGATGTGCGCAGCTGTGATGACGACATGGATATCCGTCAGTTCGTCCACATCAAAAAA ATTCCAGGGGGAAAGAAATTTGACTCTGCTGTAGTGAATGGCTTTGTTTGCACAAAGAATATTGCACACAAAAAG ATGAACCCTTACATCAAAAACCCCAAGATCCTTCTCCTCAAATGCTCCATTGAGTATCTGTACAGAGAAGAGACCAAGTTCACCTGCATTGACCCAATTGTGTTGCAG GAGCATGAGTTTCTGAAGAACTATGTTCAGAGGATTGCTGATGTCCGACCAAACCTGGTGTTGGTGGAGAAGACTGTTTCTCGTATTGCTCAGGACATGCTACTGGAGCATGGCATTAGCCTTGTGATTAATGTCAAACCT CAAGTCCTGGACCGTGTAAGTCGAATGACTCAGGGAGATTTAGTCATTTCAATGGATCAGCTTCTTACGAAACCTCGTCTGGGTACCTGCCACAAGTTTTACCTGCATTCCTTCCAGCTGCCAAATA ATGAATTGAAGTCCCTGATGTTTTTTGAGGGCTGTCCTCCTCAGCTGGGCTGCACTATTAAGCTCCGCGGTGCCTCAGAGTATGAACTGGCCCGTGTGAAAgaaatcattatttttatgGTGTGTGTGGCATACCACTCACAGCTAGAGATCTCTTTCCTCATGGATGAGTTTGCAATGCCTCCCAGCCTTGCTGAGAGTTCTTCATTCCCGTGTCTGCTGGAAAGCACCACTTTAAAGGAAGAGGACGAGACTGGTGGGAGCCAAGAAAATGATGGGTCCATGCTGGGGGATGACAATCTCACACTTCTTCCAGAAGCAGACTTTGAGCCAGGACTTCAGGAGGTTATCAAACTCCACAGTAGAGAGTCTTCCATCTCTGAATCTTTTTATAAAGATGGAGAAAGCCCCAGAATAGACAAAAATGGATCAGTTGCTTCCTTCTCTGGAGGAGATGATGACATTATAAAGACCTCCACACCCCTTTCCTCCTTTTCCAAACTTCCCCAGCCGGTGTCACCCCCTTTCCTGAATTCAGACCTGAGAGAGATGTCAAAGGAATTGAACAAGGGGCCAGGTGAGGAGGAGAAGAACAAAGAGCTAGAGGAGACTCTCGTTCATCGGGACAGCACAAGCTCTGAGACCTCCCTTCCCCCAGCCCGGCTCTTCAGGGATCCCTTACAGGATGACACAGACCTGTTTGTGACCGAGCATGTAGATTCCTCAGATGACCGCCTCAAGTCCATCTCAGCTTTATTTAAACAGGAGCTAAAAGATATTATCCTGTGCATTTCACCTTTTATTACCTTTCGGGAGCCGTTTTTGCTCACAGCGGCTGGACTGCGTTGTCCTAGCCGGGATTATTTTCCAGAACAGGTTTACCTCTCACCTCTATTAAATAAGGACTCGAAAGAGCTGGATGGACGCCGCAAGAGGCAGCTGCTGAAAGAGTCTGGCCCAAGTTCTGCCAGCCTGACTAATGGTATTGTGCCGCACCAACGGACCATCCAGATTTTGCCCTGTCACAAACTCATGAGTGCCCGTATAGCAGAGCAGCTAGGCTGCAGTCAGAATCTGGCACGCATGCTGGCTGACTACCGAGCCCAGGGAGGACGCATTCGGCAAAGAGAAGGAATGCAATTCCGCGAGGCCCCGCCCACAAAGGCGCCAGTAAAGGCAGATAGTGAAGAAGATAAAGGGGcaggacaaagtgaaatgaCATGGGCTACTAAG CTGGACTGTTTAAATCCAATCAACCATCAGAGGCTCTGTGTGCTGTTCAGTAGCTCATCAGCTCAATCTAATAATGCACCAAACCCCTGTGTTAGTCCATG GATTGTAACAATGGAGTTTTATGGCAAGAATGACTTGACTCTTGGTGTATTTCTGGAGAGATACTGTTTTAG ACCCTCTTACCAGTGCCCCAGCATGTACTGTGAGACCCCCATGGTGCACCACATCCGGCGCTTTGTGCACGGTAGCGGCTGTGTCCAGATTGTTCTGAAAGAGCTGGACTCGCCTGTACCCGGATATCAGCACACGATCCTCAACTACTCTTGGTGCCGTATCTGTAAACAG GTGACTCCCGTGGTCCCGTTGTCTAATGACTCCTGGTCCATGTCCTTCGCCAAGTATCTAGAGCTCCGTTTCTATGGTCACCAGTACACCCGTCGGGCCAACGCCGAGCCTTGTGGCCATTCCATCCATAAAGATTATCACCAGTACTTCTCCTATAACCAGATGGTGGCTTCCTTCAG CTACATCTCAGTGAGGCTTCTAGAGATatgtctgcctcctccaaagatCATCATCAGGAACCAGGGGCCCTCTAAAGCTACCTTGCAGCAGGATCTCAAAGACTTTACCCAGAA GGTGGCTCAGGTGTACCTGGCCATAGATGACCGGCTCACTTCTTTAAAAACTGACACTTTCAGCAAGACCAGAGAGGAAAAAATGGAGGACATGTTTGCACAGAAAGAT ATGGAGGAATCCGAGCTCCGCGGTTGGATAGAGAAGCTACAAGTGCGTCTGCAGACCAGTGCGATGGACTCGCCACAACAACTACAAGCTTTTATGGAGTCAGTGGTGGTCAAAAAGCAGGGCTTGTGTGAGACCTTGCAGTCTTGGAATAACAG ACTTCAGGACTTGTTCCAGCAGGAAAAAGGCAGAAAGCGTCTATCTGTTCCTCCCAGTCCTGGCAGACACAGACAAGCCACATCAGATGACAGCAAG ACTAGTGCTTTGGAGTCCTCTCCTCGTAACTCATCCCAAATAGATGGAGAAAAAG AGGACCGTCATCTCAACACATTTCCATCAAGTTCATCATTACTACAGTTACCGTCTCCAACTGAACAGGCTACAGATGTCATTACGAGCGGACCATCTTTTCCTGATCAGGACTCTGTCAGCATCCCAGAGG ACATGTTTGATGGACACTTAGGTGGCTCCAATGACAGTCAAGTAAAGTCAGAAAAATCCACCATGAAAACCATCCTGGCGAACCTGTTACCGGGCAACAGTTACAATCCCATCCCTTTCCCTTT TGATCCAGACAAGCACTATTTGATGTATGAGCATGAGAGAGTTCCTATAGCCGTTTGTGAGCGAGAGCCCAGCTCCATCATTGCCTTTGCACTCAG CTGTAAAGAATATAAAACTGCACTTGAAGAAATTACAAAGACTACCGCAAAGAGCGGAGGTGATGACGCATCTCAGGGCATTAG TGTTGGAGAGAGTAGAGCAAAGAACAGCCCTGCTAAACCTAGTGATAGTAGCATGTCACAACTGAGCCGCAGCAGCGTTGATGCTGACCCTCTCA AGGACCCTGAAAGTGGAGACAAACAGAAGAAGCAGACCGGAAACCCTCACATCGAGCTGC AGTTCTCAGATGCTAATGCCAAGTTTTACTGCCGGATCTACTACGCGGAAGAGTTCCATAAGATGCGGGAAGAGATTATGGAGAGCTCACAGGATGAATTTGTGCGATCGCTCTCCCACTGTGTAAACTGGCAGGCTCGTGGCGGGAAGTCCGGTGCAGTTTTCTACGCCACTGAAG ATGATCGGTTTATTTTGAAGCAGATGCCCAGATTAGAGGTCCAGTCATTCTTAGACTTTGCACCCCACTACTTTACTTATATCACAGGAGCAGTTCAGCAAAAG CGGCCCACAGCACTTGCTAAGATTCTGGGAGTGTACCGTATAGGCTACAAGAACTCTCAGAACAACACGGAGAAGAAACTGGACCTGTTGGTGATGGAAAACCTTTTTTATGGGAGAAAGATGGCACAg GTGTTTGACCTGAAGGGATCCCTGAGGAACAGGAACGTGAAGACAGATCAGGGAAAGGAGAGCTGCGAGGTGGTGCTCCTAGATGAGAATCTCCTGAAACTGGTGCATGACAATCCCCTTTACATTCGGTCCCACTGCAAGGCCATTCTCCGTGCTGCCATCCTCAGCGACGCCCACTTCCTGTCCAGTCACCTCATCATTGATTATTCCTTGCTGGTAGGCCGTGATGATACCACGGATGAGCTAGTCGTGGGGATAATAG ATTATATCCGGACTTTCACCTGGGATAAAAAGCTTGAGATGGTGGTCAAATCTACTGGGATACTTGGAGGTCAAG GTAAAATGCCCACGGTGGTGTCACCAGAGCTGTACCGGTCACGTTTCTGTGAGGCCATGGACAAATACTTCCTCATGGTCCCTGATCACTGGACGGGTCTTGGGCTCAACTGCTGA